A DNA window from Paramormyrops kingsleyae isolate MSU_618 chromosome 10, PKINGS_0.4, whole genome shotgun sequence contains the following coding sequences:
- the LOC140593274 gene encoding uncharacterized protein: protein MAKNQWGKEGEGKWGENCYREEQVELSFIAKNRKVPVSHSPPATYRQPQTRMPARCYSECLLATRQQQHQNSFGPQRSQHDHPSGPRKPQVLPKTADSSTINSTPDCASGSSSMGSELDETDNEVKWFTDLTFKSLSSPQVDYLDVYNSSHRSSTNMSQPSTEDSTGANAWSAYADLRGSVRYENDEPLRQPPTAIPSDGLNRAKRFEMGSFECVDVALDSGGETCRGKRTVPKRQIQLKKRDTCELPAQENSGGGDPAEASSTHKRHSKDVFLRQHSTPAAVEEESYKSNSDLGNRKQKLQKSVSLDETSGKTKMATCFIKNVLSKKMQQEHKDTSQQVPFQNRVISPSEPINETADTSQSSIKQTTKTEVSSLSLELPSECSLSSEDLPGNLNKQPETYNSNPQQRPSCRFDLNALQGSTVRSDFHSNDTGRTGKRSELLIPFENKKNEKLISRENIKQLTDDNLREKNSSDSASAISGNTSEAATRPPSTQSGMTNRIKECHAKPDNHKQQSARNIFMSKTPEITLKSSIAGEQKKTSIKVPPLSPGPGIMPSRSPDIHSAKGEEKQEGKIENPTVNETGSSIDVDPGTNKTKGPMHRVKDVRKMVKNTYSLSFKATAVTAEDSIPTAQEEKLTAPPSPMQIEFKAISRKEEKAPVSASVEAQKDDKAQREPSSQTIQEKVRETASIHVTPRNVSIEDMATSELHEETPDAESNKVNRLGVSESNKPAEKQQKESERAPKLSSPAKLPCKDREISTLILLQDGQTNDSNDPTAPPPLSLTTTSSSRSVSMLLKENCFQADIGLCDAPNGSQLSTPKHVNRLEVPLQSRPVEDLGPGAKKETILDPTPTRTNISPKLVPPLETKGEPHHKEALTPGKTDMGKISRKSPLRETQAVTSLSSMSSYTQRQSVTEETHTSSYTQESTVVATSSNTSQPVVTVTTSFKQSPAPPSSPQQSNIASTQEQVMSVASSISRTMAAPTTTQAPSYIKEPGSRAPMRHQPYVDKYRFYTSDDPPSYDERESFSPLHLTDLPPRRFHRYHPTCQVPPCSCAQESLLTSGQPSLQPPNIAPPAAPLLRPQDACYPQAVPPANQDEPRSDVQPVNLQPASPQVTQPRTLQAPAPFQPLQHPPAVPAYPGPLMQPRPEDIRQPGQRTDRQVLHPRPPQQPTQLVAGSPYGSHTHSPTSLESRPPYLCSPQSFTASFSPEYSSEGPGDSGVLYPESGGSLFGQSPRRVLLDPETGKYFYVEVPVQPLRKMLFDPETGQYVEVLIPQSGLYPPSTVPYPSLHSPSMYPPQYMPYSVSPHPPTQPPRHPEVPAPPALHQTNRSFGSPGNQGSKRESQNHPPLDQSYLESMYYVPTGMTSSPNPTPPDFYHKLPPRPSSEGKRS, encoded by the coding sequence ATGGCTAAGAATCAGTGGGGCAAGGAGGGGGAGGGTAAGTGGGGAGAGAACTGTTACAGAGAGGAACAGGTTGAGCTGTCATTCATTGCCAAGAATAGAAAAGTCCCTGTAAGCCACAGCCCCCCCGCTACATACAGACAGCCACAGACGAGAATGCCAGCTCGCTGTTATTCAGAGTGTCTCCTCGCAACccggcagcagcagcaccagaaCTCTTTCGGACCTCAGCGTTCACAGCACGATCACCCCAGTGGCCCTAGGAAACCTCAAGTACTGCCAAAGACCGCCGACAGCAGTACCATCAACTCTACCCCAGACTGTGCCAGCGGCAGCTCCAGTATGGGTAGTGAGTTGGATGAGACGGACAACGAGGTGAAGTGGTTCACAGACTTAACCTTCAAGAGCCTGTCCAGCCCTCAGGTGGACTATCTGGATGTGTACAACTCCAGTCACAGGTCCTCCACCAACATGTCACAGCCATCAACTGAAGACAGCACTGGTGCAAATGCCTGGTCCGCCTACGCAGATCTACGTGGTTCCGTGCGTTACGAGAACGACGAGCCGTTACGCCAGCCACCCACGGCTATCCCTTCAGACGGCCTCAATAGAGCGAAACGCTTTGAGATGGGCAGCTTCGAATGTGTGGATGTGGCCCTGGATAGTGGGGGCGAGACTTGCAGGGGCAAAAGGACCGTTCCGAAGAGGCAGATCCAACTCAAGAAGCGTGACACATGTGAACTTCCTGCCCAAGAGaacagcggggggggggatccagcTGAGGCCTCATCCACGCACAAAAGACACTCTAAAGATGTCTTTCTGCGCCAACATAGTACGCCAGCTGCCGTCGAGGAGGAGTCTTACAAGAGCAATTCAGACTTGGGAAACAGGAAGCAGAAGCTGCAGAAGTCTGTCTCCTTGGACGAGACATCGGGCAAGACCAAGATGGCTACCTGTTTCATCAAGAATGTTCTCTCTAAGAAGATGCAGCAGGAACACAAAGACACAAGCCAGCAGGTACCATTCCAGAATAGAGTCATCAGCCCATCTGAACCTATAAACGAAACTGCTGACACCTCCCAATCTTCTATTAAACAGACTACCAAAACAGAGGTGTCTAGCCTGAGCTTGGAACTGCCCTCTGAATGCAGCCTATCCTCAGAAGACCTACCAGGCAACCTTAACAAACAACCCGAGACCTACAACTCCAACCCCCAGCAGAGGCCATCCTGTAGATTCGATCTTAATGCACTTCAGGGCAGCACCGTCAGATCTGATTTTCATAGTAATGATACGGGGAGAACGGGGAAAAGGTCTGAGCTACTGATCCCTTTTGAGAATAAGAAAAACGAGAAACTGATTTCCAGGGAGAACATAAAGCAGCTGACGGATGACAACCTGAGGGAGAAAAACTCCAGTGACTCAGCAAGTGCCATCAGCGGCAACACAAGCGAGGCTGCCACCCGACCCCCAAGCACGCAGAGCGGAATGACAAACAGAATCAAGGAATGCCACGCCAAGCCAGATAACCACAAACAGCAGAGTGCCAGGAACATCTTCATGTCTAAAACACCAGAAATAACCCTAAAATCAAGCATTGCTGGTGAACAGAAGAAGACTTCCATCAAGGTTCCACCTTTGTCTCCTGGACCAGGAATAATGCCAAGCAGGAGTCCTGACATTCATTCAgcaaaaggagaagaaaaacaaGAAGGAAAGATTGAAAACCCGACTGTGAACGAAACAGGCAGCAGTATAGATGTAGATCCAGGAACTAACAAAACTAAAGGTCCCATGCACAGAGTAAAAGATGTGAGAAAGATGGTAAAAAACACATACAGCTTATCGTTTAAGGCAACTGCTGTAACTGCAGAAGACAGCATTCCCACAGCACAGGAGGAAAAACTGACTGCACCTCCTTCTCCTATGCAGATTGAATTCAAGGCTATCAGCAGGAAGGAGGAGAAGGCACCAGTTAGTGCTTCTGTGGAGGCGCAAAAAGACGACAAGGCACAACGAGAGCCATCCTCTCAGACTATTCAGGAAAAAGTCAGAGAGACAGCCTCGATTCACGTTACACCCAGGAACGTTTCGATTGAGGACATGGCTACCTCAGAGTTACATGAGGAGACACCTGATGCGGAGTCTAATAAAGTTAACCGCCTTGGTGTATCAGAATCAAACAAGCCAGCAGAGAAGCAACAGAAGGAAAGTGAGCGAGCCCCTAAGCTGAGCAGCCCAGCTAAGCTGCCCTGCAAGGACAGAGAGATATCTACCCTCATTCTACTACAGGATGGGCAAACGAATGACAGCAATGACCCAACAGCCCCACCTCCCCTAAGTCtaaccaccaccagcagcagccgcTCCGTCTCCATGCTACTGAAAGAGAACTGCTTTCAAGCTGACATCGGGCTTTGTGATGCTCCAAACGGAAGCCAATTGTCCACACCGAAGCATGTCAACAGGCTGGAGGTCCCGTTACAAAGCCGCCCAGTGGAAGATCTTGGCCCAGGGGCGAAGAAAGAGACAATTTTGGATCCCACACCAACACGCACTAATATCTCTCCAAAACTAGTCCCACCACTGGAGACTAAAGGTGAACCCCACCATAAAGAAGCTCTTACACCTGGAAAGACAGACATGGGGAAGATCAGCCGCAAATCCCCACTGAGAGAAACACAAGCAGTAACATCCTTATCATCAATGTCTAGCTACACTCAGCGACAGTCAGTGACAGAAGAAACCCACACCAGCAGCTACACCCAGGAGTCGACGGTGGTCGCGACATCCAGTAACACTAGTCAACCTGTAGTAACAGTGACAACCAGCTTTAAACAAAGTCCAGCACCTCCCAGCAGCCCACAGCAATCAAATATCGCAAGTACACAGGAGCAGGTTATGTCAGTGGCATCCAGCATATCAAGAACGATGGCAGCACCCACTACAACACAAGCGCCAAGTTACATCAAGGAACCGGGATCAAGGGCACCAATGCGACATCAGCCATATGTTGACAAATATCGCTTTTATACCTCAGATGACCCCCCAAGCTATGACGAGAGGGAGAGCTTCAGCCCCCTGCATTTAACGGACCTGCCTCCCAGAAGGTTCCACCGTTACCATCCCACCTGCCAAGTTCCTCCATGTTCCTGCGCTCAAGAGAGTCTCTTGACCTCTGGGCAGCCCAGCCTTCAACCCCCCAACATAGCTCCTCCTGCAGCACCACTACTACGCCCCCAGGATGCGTGCTACCCTCAAGCTGTCCCCCCAGCCAACCAAGATGAGCCCAGGTCTGATGTCCAGCCGGTAAACCTCcagccagcatcaccacaaGTCACCCAGCCCAGGACTTTGCAGGCTCCAGCCCCATTCCAGCCTCTTCAGCACCCGCCCGCAGTACCTGCTTATCCTGGACCACTGATGCAGCCGCGTCCCGAGGACATCAGGCAGCCAGGACAGAGGACGGACAGGCAAGTGCTTCACCCCCGCCCACCCCAACAGCCGACACAGCTGGTCGCAGGGAGTCCCTACGGCAGCCACACCCACTCGCCCACCTCACTGGAATCGAGACCCCCTTACTTGTGCAGCCCGCAGAGCTTCACAGCTTCGTTCAGCCCAGAGTACAGCAGCGAGGGCCCTGGGGACAGTGGAGTACTTTACCCTGAGAGTGGTGGTAGCCTCTTTGGACAGAGTCCCCGGCGTGTTCTGCTGGACCCCGAGACTGGAAAGTACTTCTACGTTGAGGTGCCAGTGCAGCCGCTACGCAAGATGCTCTTCGACCCCGAGACCGGCCAATACGTAGAGGTGCTAATCCCGCAGTCGGGTCTGTACCCACCCTCCACTGTCCCCTACCCCTCTCTGCACAGCCCTAGCATGTATCCTCCACAGTACATGCCTTACTCAGTTTcacctcacccccccacccaaccacCGCGGCACCCAGAGGTCCCAGCACCCCCAGCTCTCCACCAGACCAACAGAAGTTTTGGGAGCCCAGGTAACCAGGGCTCAAAGCGTGAGTCCCAGAACCACCCACCTCTGGATCAGAGCTACCTAGAGAGCATGTACTATGTTCCTACAGGGATGACTTCAAGTCCGAATCCCACTCCTCCGGACTTTTACCACAAACTTCCCCCTCGCCCAAGTTCTGAGGGTAAAAGGTCCTAA
- the LOC111855165 gene encoding uncharacterized protein, producing MESWPAEEDHFHFHPSMPQDFGVRNNDGPNHVEIFDIINIHSHHRAISETTCLCDIFGDDCESPTPSCSPASDFLTMKEVDDFTLADDSNNESSGSYHTAICSEQLSDSSETFEDSTETHAPASSDTVLLSSPESIDSCSLTPTSFESSNVQSTGTSPTLEHTDLPLQSKGATDRISPSIHPGNTDIYNSRNFGLPPERKNTTVILEKRESNHSPNPRCPIPSARPQTIAPTLTHRNTSSSFTPQITSPSCTLRNISPSLTPQITTPIPTPRNISPSLRLQITSPIPTPRNTSPSLRTQTTSPIPTPRNTSPSLRLQITSPIPTPRTTSPSLRTQTTSTIPAPRNTSPSLRPQTTSPIPTPRNTSPSLRLQITSPIPTPRTTSPSLRTQTTSPIPAPRNTSPSLRTQTTSPIPAPRNTSPSLRPQTTSPIPAHRNTSPLVRPQITSPSSTSTNTSPTPTPTKTSTSLTHTNTPTSPKCQTTAPIPTSRNRSPSLTHQITSPSLIPTDTSPSSTPTDTSILPKLQTICSIPTPRNMSPSLTSQITSPSLTPTNTFLSPTPTNISVSPKLQTTSPIPTPRNTSPSLTPHITSPSPTATDTSLSHTDTSTSRKRHTSPIPTPRNMSPSLAPQITSPSPIPTNTSTSPKLQTTSQIPTPRNMSPSLTPQITSPSPIPTNTSPALISQITSQSPRPTNTSPAPRPQITSQSPTPTNTIPSSTPTNTSTSPKLQTMSSVPTTRHTSPSLTPQITSPSPTATDTPLSLTDTSTSRKRHTSPIPTPRNMSPSLAPQITSPSPIPTNTSTSPKLQTTSQIPTPRNMSPSLTPHITSPSPIPTNTSPALISQITSQSLTPTNTSISPKLQTTSSVPTPRNTSPSLTPQITSPSPKLQTLSPSLSPKTISPFSKLQSAFPSPGPKNASPSLKSQSASQSLTSGITLTSAKPQTTPPSATPSTVTPSLKSQATCPSSNFGKTSASPKPNTKALPPKSDPNTSGLSVESGDDINGTNLWPEPKKTNILSKPRSPSLSPKTYCTDFSPECKFIDSAQEDTPLFKQNKSNNSFSPELSGLNLHQPCNTDRDSPAVGLENNTKQKSFCSPESHSTLDKASANRESRLKGEKSHSGPPTFRAARQGG from the exons ATGGAGAGTTGGCCAGCGGAGGAGGACCACTTCCATTTccatcccagcatgccccaagACTTTGGTGTACGCAACAATGATGGCCCGAACCATGTGGAAATCTTCGACATCATCAACATCCACAGCCATCACCGAGCTATCTCTGAGACGACTTGTCTGTGCGACATATTTGGAGATGACTGCGAGTCGCCAACTCCGTCCTGCAGCCCAGCCTCAGATTTCCTAACTATGAAGGAGGTAGATGATTTTACACTAGCAGATGACTCCAATAATGAATCATCAGGCTCTTACCACACAGCCATATGTTCTGAGCAGTTGAGCGATTCTAGTGAGACCTTTGAAGATTCTACAGAGACTCATGCCCCAGCATCCTCAGACACTGTGCTGTTATCTAGTCCAGAAAGTATAGATTCTTGCTCTCTCACGCCTACTAGTTTTGAATCCAGCAATGTTCAATCTACAGGCACTTCACCCACATTAGAACACACTGATTTGCCCCTTCAGTCCAAGGGTGCCACTGACCGAATCAGCCCCTCAATTCACCCAGGAAATACTGATATATACAATTCCAGGAATTTTGGCCTCCCACCTGAAAGGAAGAACACCACAGTTATACTTGAAAAAAGGGAATCTAATCACTCACCTAATCCAAGATGTCCTATCCCCTCAGCCAGACCCCAGACTATAGCCCCAACACTAACACACAGGAATACATCCTCATCATTTACACCCCAGATTACATCCCCGTCATGTACACTCAGGAATATATCTCCATCACTGACACCCCAGATTACAACCCCAATACCTACACCCAGAAATATATCCCCATCACTGAGACTCCAGATCACATCTCCAATACCTACACCAAGGAATACATCCCCATCACTGAGAACCCAGACCACATCCCCAATCCCTACACCAAGGAATACATCCCCATCACTGAGACTCCAGATCACATCTCCAATACCTACACCTCGGACTACATCCCCATCACTGAGAACCCAGACCACATCCACAATCCCTGCACCCAGGAATACATCTCCATCACTGAGACCCCAGACCACATCCCCAATCCCTACACCAAGGAATACATCCCCATCACTGAGACTCCAGATCACATCTCCAATACCTACACCTCGGACTACATCCCCATCACTGAGAACCCAGACCACATCCCCAATCCCTGCACCCAGGAATACATCCCCATCACTGAGAACCCAGACCACATCCCCAATCCCTGCACCCAGGAATACATCTCCATCACTGAGACCCCAGACCACATCCCCAATCCCTGCACACAGGAATACATCCCCATTAGTAAGACCCCAAATCACATCCCCATCATCTACATCCACAAACACATCCCCAACACCTACACCCACAAAGACATCCacatcactcacacacacaaacacacctacATCACCCAAATGTCAGACCACTGCCCCAATACCTACCTCCAGGAATAGATCTCCATCACTGACACACCAGATTACATCACCATCACTTATACCGACAGACACATCCCCATCATCTACACCCACAGACACATCCATATtaccaaaacttcaaacaataTGCTCAATACCTACACCAAGAAATATGTCCCCATCACTGACATCCCAGATTACGTCCCCATCACTTACACCCACAAACACATTTCTATCACCTACACCCACAAACATATCCGTATCACCCAAACTTCAGACCACATCCCCAATACCTACACCAAGAAATACATCCCCATCACTGACACCCCATATTACATCCCCATCACCTACAGCTACAGACACATCTCTGTCACATACAGACACATCCACATCACGCAAACGTCATACATCTCCAATAC CTACACCAAGAAATATGTCCCCATCATTGGCACCCCAGATTACATCCCCATCACCTATACCCACAAACACATCTACATCACCCAAACTTCAGACCACATCTCAAATACCTACACCAAGAAATATGTCCCCATCACTGACACCCCAGATTACATCTCCATCACCTATACCCACAAACACTTCCCCAGCACTGATATCCCAGATTACATCCCAATCACCTAGACCTACAAACACATCCCCAGCACCGAGACCCCAGATTACATCCCAATCACCTACACCCACAAACACCATCCCATCATCTACACCCACAAACACATCCACATCACCCAAACTTCAAACCATGTCCTCAGTACCTACAACTAGACATACATCCCCATCACTGACACCCCAGATTACATCCCCATCACCTACAGCTACAGACACACCCCTGTCACTTACAGACACATCCACATCACGCAAACGTCATACATCTCCAATACCTACACCAAGAAATATGTCCCCATCATTGGCACCCCAGATTACATCCCCATCACCTATACCCACAAACACATCTACATCACCCAAACTTCAGACCACATCTCAAATACCTACACCAAGAAATATGTCCCCATCACTGACACCCCACATTACATCTCCATCACCTATACCCACAAACACTTCCCCAGCACTGATATCCCAGATTACATCCCAATCACTTACACCCACAAACACATCTATATCACCCAAGCTTCAGACCACATCCTCAGTACCTACACCCAGGAATACATCCCCATCACTGACACCCCAGATTACGTCCCCATCACCCAAACTCCAGACTTTATCCCCATCACTGTCACCCAAGACTATATCCCCATTCTCCAAACTCCAAAGTGCATTCCCATCACCTGGACCCAAGAATGCATCACCCTCACTAAAGTCTCAATCTGCTTCTCAATCACTCACATCTGGGATTACATTAACCTCAGCAAAACCCCAGACAACACCCCCTTCAGCTACACCTAGTACAGTAACACCTTCACTGAAATCCCAGGCTACTTGTCCATCATCCAATTTTGGGAAAACATCAGCCTCACCCAAACCCAATACTAAAGCTCTCCCGCCCAAGTCTGATCCTAACACTTCAGGTCTCTCAGTAGAATCAGGGGATGACATTAACGGAACCAACCTATGGCCTGAACCCAAAAAGACTAATATCTTGTCCAAACCCAGAAGCCCGTCATTGTCGCCCAAGACCTACTGTACAGACTTCTCGCCTGAATGCAAATTTATAGACTCAGCCCAGGAAGACACTCCCttgtttaaacaaaacaaatctaATAATTCATTTTCCCCTGAACTTTCAGGATTGAACTTACATCAACCTTGCAATACAGACAGAGATTCACCAGCTGTAGGCCTGGAAAATAACACCAAACAAAAGAGCTTCTGCTCCCCTGAGTCACATTCCACTTTGGACAAAGCATCTGCAAACAGAGAGAGCAGGCTGAAGGGTGAAAAGAGCCACAGCGGCCCTCCTACCTTCAGAGCAGCT AGACAGGGGGGGTGA
- the slu7 gene encoding pre-mRNA-splicing factor SLU7, whose product MQESSGTTQGSEGLVGLEEPKKMTREDWRKKKELEEQRKLGNAPAEVDEEGKDINPHIPQYISSVPWYIDPSKRPTLKHQRPQEDNQKQFTGIGDWYKKGVVEKPATTKYRKGACENCGALTHKKKDCLERPRKVGAKFTGMGIASDEHKQVHLLLDYDGKRDRWNGYDPEEHMRIVEEYAKVDLAKRTLKAQKLQEELASGKLVDQAASSRKQWDEDEHGSQEREHNSEDEDEDKYADDIDMPGQNFDSKRRITVRNLRIREDTAKYLRNLDPNSAYYDPKTRAMRENPYSNTGKNPEEVGYAGDNFVRSTGDTVTMAQTQLFAWEAYERGSDVHLQADPTKLELLHQSFKVKKEDFKEEQKESILEKYGGQEHLDAPPRELLLAQTEEYLEYSRHGAVLKGLEKAVARSKYEEDVLINNHTCIWGSYWKDGCWGFKCCFSLVKQSYCTGEGGIKTVNSNCTPFEEDLEKEVEDEQPKTLLEMHQEKMKAKKRNKKNRKRDSDSSDDEDEAKKKKKLMKALTAEEQRLKQVDKLLQVDERRRPYNSLQEVKEPTEEEIEAFRMKRSRPDDPMASFLGQ is encoded by the exons ATGCAGGAAAGTAGCGGAACAACTCAGGGGTCGGAGGGGTTAGTAGGGCTGGAGGAACCCAAGAAGATGACCAGGGAGGATTGGAGGAAGAAGAAGGAACTTGAAGAGCAAAGAAAGCTAGGAAATGCTCCAGCTGAGGTGGATGAAGAGGGAAA AGACATCAACCCCCACATCCCTCAGTACATCTCATCCGTACCCTGGTACATCGATCCCTCAAAGAGACCGACCTTGAAGCATCAGAGACCCCAGGAGGACAACCAGAAGCAGTTCACTGGGATTGGCGATTGGTATAAGAAGGGTGTGGTCGAG AAGCCTGCTACCACAAAGTACCGGAAGGGGGCTTGCGAAAACTGTGGGGCCCTGACCCACAAAAAGAAAGATTGCCTTGAG CGGCCTAGGAAGGTCGGGGCAAAATTTACAGGCATGGGAATCGCCTCAGACGAGCACAAACAGGTCCATCTGTTGTTGGACTATGACGGGAAGCGGGACCGCTGGAATGGCTACGACCCTGAGGAGCACATGCGCATTGTAGAGGAGTACGCCAAGGTGGACTTG GCGAAGCGCACTCTGAAGGCGCAGAAACTGCAGGAGGAACTGGCTTCCGGGAAGCTAGTGGATCAGGCG GCCTCATCCAGGAAGCAGTGGGATGAGGATGAACATGGTTCACAA GAACGGGAGCACAACAGTGAGGACGAGGATGAGGACAAGTACGCAGATGACATAGACATGCCCGGGCAGAACTTCGACTCCAAACGACGCATCACTGTGAGGAATCTGCGCATCAGAGAAGACACAGCCAAG TACCTCAGAAATCTGGATCCCAACTCGGCCTACTACGACCCAAAGACTCGCGCCATGAGGGAGAACCCATATTCCAACACTGGCAAGAACCCAGAAGA GGTTGGCTATGCTGGGGACAACTTCGTGCGGTCCACTGGGGACACCGTCACCATGGCCCAGACGCAGC TGTTCGCCTGGGAGGCCTACGAGAGGGGCTCGGACGTCCATCTGCAGGCCGATCCCACTAAACTGGAGCTGCTGCACCAATCCTTCAAAGTAAAGAAGGAGGATTTCAAAGAGGAGCAGAAGGAGAGCATCCTCGAAAAG TACGGAGGTCAAGAACACCTGGATGCACCTCCGCGGGAGCTGCTCCTGGCCCAGACGGAGGAGTACCTGGAGTATTCCCGCCACGGTGCCGTACTCAAGGGTCTGGAGAAGGCCGTGGCTCGGTCCAAATATGAGGAGGACGTCCTCATCAACAACCACACC TGCATCTGGGGGTCATACTGGAAAGATGGCTGCTGGGGCTTCAAGTGCTGCTTCTCGCTGGTGAAGCAGAGCTACTGCACCGGAGAGGGTGGCATTAAAACAGTG AACTCCAACTGCACTCCGTTTGAGGAGGACCTGGAAAAGGAGGTTGAAGATGAACAACCTAAGACTTTGTTGGAG ATGCATCAGGAAAAGATGAAAGCGAAAAAGAGGAACAAGAAAAACAGGAAACGGGACTCCGACAGCAGCGACGACGAGGATGAggccaagaagaagaagaagctgaTGAAG GCCCTCACTGCAGAGGAGCAACGTCTGAAGCAGGTGGACAAGCTGCTGCAGGTGGATGAGCGCCGACGCCCCTACAACAGCCTGCAGGAAGTGAAGGAGCCCACTGAGGAGGAGATCGAAGCCTTCCGCATGAAGCGCAGCCGGCCCGATGACCCCATGGCCTCTTTCCTGGGCCAGTGA